The Pan paniscus chromosome 3, NHGRI_mPanPan1-v2.0_pri, whole genome shotgun sequence genome includes a window with the following:
- the LOC117978370 gene encoding LOW QUALITY PROTEIN: protein FRG2-like-1 (The sequence of the model RefSeq protein was modified relative to this genomic sequence to represent the inferred CDS: substituted 1 base at 1 genomic stop codon), with amino-acid sequence MGKGNEDHDLHCSSIQCSTDQPPFQQISFTEKGSDEKKPFKEKGKTAFSHSSEKHTQRQAGSEPNPNKENSKETKLKAGNSTAGSEPESSSYPENCRKRKISSKDSCQDTAGNCPEKECSLSLNKKSRSSTAVHNSEIQETCDAHHRGRSRACTGRSKRHRSRALGVQTPSIRKSLVTSVRAMSEAVYQDLAQVWAQQIHSPLTCEQLTLLTRLRGPLCAQVQTLYSMATQAAYVFPAESWLVPATLPGPRDSALDREAHPFPGQEITETVSGSDEAKLXAP; translated from the exons AtgggaaagggaaatgaagacCACGATCTCCACTGCTCCTCCATCCAGTGCTCCACTGACCAGCCCCCTTTCCAACAGATCTCCTTTACAGAAAAGGGCTCAGATGAGAAGAAACCATTCAAAGAAAAAGGCAAGACCGCCTTCTCCCATTCCAGTGAGAAGCACACACAAAGGCAAG CAGGATCGGAGCCCAATCCAAACAAGGAGAATTCTAAGGAAACCAAGCTCAAGGCTGGGAACAGCACTGCTGGATCAG AACCAGAGTCCAGCTCATATCCGGAAaactgcaggaaaagaaaaatcagttccAAGGACAGCTGCCAAGACACAGCAG GGAACTGTCCAGAAAAGGAGTGCAGCTTGTCGTTGAATAAAAAATCAAGATCCTCCACTGCTGTGCACAACAGTGAAATCCAGGAGACCTGTGATGCCCACCATAGGGGACGTTCCAGGGCTTGCACTGGGCGCAGCAAGCGGCATAGGTCTCGGGCCCTAGGAGTCCAAACACCGTCAATTCGAAAAAGCTTGGTGACCTCTGTGCGAGCTATGTCAGAGGCTGTTTATCAAGACCTAGCCCAGGTGTGGGCACAGCAGATCCATTCTCCACTGACCTGTGAGCAGCTGACACTGCTCACTCGGCTCCGGGGGCCTCTGTGTGCCCAGGTGCAGACCTTGTATTCCATGGCCACCCAGGCAGCTTATGTCTTCCCTGCTGAGAGCTGGCTTGTCCCAGCCACACTGCCTGGTCCTAGGGATTCAGCCCTGGATAGAGAAGCCCATCCCTTCCCTGGGCAGGAGATAACTGAGACTGTCAGTGGATCAGATGAGGCTAAGCTGTGAGCACCCTGA